The Caenorhabditis elegans chromosome I genome includes the window TAAAGGGTATGCGGTTATTAGAGAATTGTATATAGGTATCGCTTTTTGGTTATAACTTTTCGCCAGCTTAAAATTCTGTAATCTGCCTTGTTCTGTTTTGGTCCGCTGTTGagccgatttttgaaatattcccCTTTCTTTTTGTAGTTATTAGGCCTTTAGAATACTTTCagattgaataaaaaacgttgaacgcaaaaaaaaatattttagtctTGGTCCATGTGGTCGCTGAAGAACAATGAAAGCCCTAATTTTACGCTATTCCCTCTTCAATATTTCTTATTTCCAGGGAGTAACCTACGCAAGCCTATGCCTCCCACTTGTCATCTACTTCAAGACAAAATTGACAATTCGAAATAGGAGGATCCGAATAGCAGTTATGACTTCAATGTATGGAGATGTCGGAGATCATATGAATcggctcaaaaaaagttgggaATGACCTGATAATATGTGTTGCAATTTAAGTTGTGTTAAAACAATTGTTGAGCCAGGAATGacaatttctggatttttgggTACATCTAGCGTAGTTCTTAgtgttatgtttttttaaataaattaacttAATAATTTTGATTGTAAACTTGCATAGACTTCATGACGCATTTTCTGAGCAGGTTTGCTGATTTTATTATTTGCTGAGGTACAGACGTACGCGGAACCCTCATCTCTCTTTTTTACGTAGATTACAAATAACATGGTCAGACagaaaaaacaggaaattaGAATACTATCTTTATACAAACTGTGTTTTATGCACGTACACACTCAATAATATTCATATTTCCAACAATCCCACTAATTGAAAGTATGACGTGACATCGATCCCCAGTGTCTTATGACTAGATTATATTCATTAGAAGTCAGCAGTCTActcactaattttcaaaatattttctgttctTCTTCTCATTCTTCCTTTCCATTCTCAACTATCTTATTTTTCGacaagaaaaactatgaacCAAACCGAGCTCCTCGAGAGCTTGAAATGCGCCTCGGAGGGTATGGTCAAAGCCATGACCTCTACCACAATGAAATTGAACTTTGTATTTATTGCAACCGTGATTTTCCTCAGCTTCTACTTTGCTGGGTTGGCTATTCAAGCTCTTTTAAGGAATAATATATTCTCAAATTCAACGCGGCATATTTTAATAGTGTGCTTGTTGAATTCCATCGTTCATCAGGCAGTGACATTGGAGACACGGGTATGGTTTAAaggaattttcaacttttaggCTTTTCTTAGTTTTTAGCTCTGAAACTCTGGTAGCAACTGGAATGCTATAGCTGAAAATCGccttttaaaatgtttttggagcATCAAGGATCGTATATATTCACTTTTCCACATGTTCTAACCCGTTTTAAGTCAAATTAtagctttttaaaattgataaaaagcggaaaaaaatGGATTCTGTTTTATTTGAATCTGGAACTGAGAAAAACATACCAATAAGTAGTTCAAATACAAGGTCAATTTGCCTACTAGTTGGACTGTCTACGTCAGCCACAGATTTGACTTTAGACCGTATTAGGCTTGCGAACTACTTCAGTCCCAATTCCTATGTCTAATCTTTTTATGTCTTCAAGCCTtcgtttcagaaatttaaccTTACCCTTGTAAAACTAAAAGAATGTTCCAATAGTTCATAAATcccttctcaaaaattttagggtACACGTTACTGGATTATTCACTATATCCCAAGTTACAGATTCACCAGGTATACCGAAGCTTTGTTTATTCATCCGAGCCCTGCAGACTACTATTCCATTTTACGGAATGCGAAGTTGAACTGTATTTCTACTACCTTACTAATTATTTCTCAACGTATGCAGTCTTCTCACTTACTTTTGACCGGCAAGCTGATCTTTTCCACCCTCAAGCTCTACAatgcattatttttcagattagtATCCCACTACAAACCAAAGTACTATTTCTCGCACCAATACTATGTCTCCAACTCCCTTCTAATCATCCAACTGCTTCTCTCACTCAGTACGTATTATGTTGGATTATATGGAGTTCCACTTGTTGGCTATGCGCCAATTTGCTACTATACTCCAAGACTCGCTGTCAATTTTAGTAAAATCAATGATTTCCGTACGGCAACTATGGTTTTCTGCATCATTGTCACTATATTCATCTACTACTTGAGCGTAAAATCAGAAAAGCAGTGAGGATTATTTTTTCTGCTATAAAATATTGGAGAAGTTTTAGAATTCATCGAACCAGTTATTCCCCTGGGGAAAGGTACATAGCTTGTGAAAATGTCGCAACATCTCAATCAGTGTGCATATTAATTGTGCTCCAGTTTGCCTGCATTATGTTGTCCTCATTTGGCGTTAATTATATCAGAGCTAGAGAAAGTTTAATGTCAGAAgagaatttcaataaaattgctCCGTTCTTTCCGGTGAGTTTAGATTTATACACAAGTTTCCAGATTACCATCAACTTGTGTaactaaattattttagtCATATGCTTGTTGATTCACTAATCCATGTCCCAAAAAGTTGTACTTTTTGTGATTGAATGTAGCAGTGACTGAAATTAAGTCTTTTGAAAACAGGGAACGTATTTTCTTATACATATCCCATCAGAATCAAGTTGACAATCCACTTGGTAGATCATTTCAGGGAGTAACCTACGCGAGCCTATGCCTTCCTCTTGTTATCTACTTCAAGACAAAACTAACGATTCGAAATAGGAAGCTCCGAATTGGAGTGATGACATCAATGTACGGAGATGTCGGAGATCATATGAATCGGCTCAAGAAGAGCTGGGaataatgataattttaacTGGTCTTGTATTATAATAAACTGTGTCTTTTGTACATATAGAGCAGTGAGACCTGGCGATGAAAAGCAGTTCACAGGTGACAACATGAACTGtcgataaaataaataatatggGCTAGTGTGGAGACGCAGAAGAATATTTTTGCATACCAAATAAACATATAAAACCACCCGACCAgcgaaaaattcattaaattatttttccgaaTACCTGGCGGGCGTTctcctatttttttaaaatgcattattactgaaatttgaataaaagcAAATTTGAATGGACTATTGGGAAAATTGTAAGTTTAGAAATGTTCTGATTACAAGTTAAACTACTGAATTTCAGGTTTGGAAAAAAGATATGGTAAACTGCAATGTACGAGCCgagtttttgagagaaatttgTGTGAGTGTAAATGATATGCAACCATAGTGACCCGAGGCAATATCGAACCAATGGCCAATTATCTTCGTCACTTCGTCAACTAGTCGTTTCGAAACAACCAATCAACAATCAAGTCCAACCAATTCGGACACCTTCAAGTCAACAACAAGCCCGGAAAAGTGGGGCAGCATCGGATCAAGACAAGGAGTCAGTGCAACGACTTCATCAAGCAACTTCAAGAGTCAACTTCAATCAACGTACAGTCACAATCAACCCACACGGTCGCTACGCAACTGCGACAAATTCAAGAGAGTACTGATGTGAGGTCAAACGTACTGCTCACAATCAACAATGAGTTCGGTGTTTCGTTCTCACATTGGCATTATCCGTCGTAAGCTGAAATTGGCAATCGAGGCTGCAGATGACACCGACGATGCCGATCAAGCTGAGAAGAGCTCCGAAAAAGAGGTGTACGATGAAATCGCTGAGATAGCTGATATCACCAATAGCATTCGTGCTGCTATTGAAAAGATAAGGAACTACGATCAACAATGGAAGGATCTCTTCACGAGAATTCCAACGGAGAGAGAAGGCATGGCCGACTACAAGAAACGGCTAGGCGACTACGATGTCGACATTCAAAATGCAAACAAATAGTTGCAAGGActtaaaatcaaatatcaaGAGTTTATTGCAATTCATAAGAAGAAAGCTCCACAACCGACAGATTATCCAACATTCGGTGGAGATGAAGCAAGTCCAAATCAATCATCGTCGTCAAACACAACGGATCATCAAACCAAAACATATATTTCGAATCATATTTctgattattattattgttattatcAATAAAGCTTTTACATTATTGTCTACTATTGATGATATTACGAAGAAAGAAAAggatgagaaaaatattttccggaAGAATAATGTTTCACATCAATAACTTCAAACTATGATTTTACCATCGGGAAGTTCTTCTGACATTATTTTCACTCTTCATCTCTCCCAAGTGGCTCGTCGTCACAGTCTATTCATTAGAATAATTTGGGAAAGTCCCATGGGAAGGACTTTCCATAGACTCTCATCGCGTAATATGTAGACCAATATTTTAGACCATCAAGACCATTATTATTTTGATCGCtcgattctgaaaatattattcaaaatacgCTTCTCTTCTCATTAACAAACCAGAAATGAACAAAACCGCTGAAGAGCTTGACAGTAGAAATTGTGCTTCGGAAAGTCTCACCAATGCATTAATCTCTATTACTATGAAATTCAACTTTATATTCATTATAACAGTAGTTCTAATCAGTTACTGTTTTACTTGGCTAGCAATTCAAGCTCTTTGGAAGCATAATATATTCTCAAATTCAACGCGGCTAATTTTAATTGTGTGTTTGCTGAATTCAGTCGTCCACCAGACAACGATGCTGGAGACGCGGGTTTGTCTAGCTTTTTAAGCCGTTTTTATAAAATCGCGCTTTCCCGGGGTTCTACATGTAGAGTAGTTCAAGCAAAAATGGAGGCTGTGTGATTTCAGTTTGTAGAAATATATggattttcaactgaaaagttggGATTGAAAATGCTGTCACTGAAATTAACGACAGTGGCTAATTTTGAACATATTACAAACTAATTTCAGTATTGCTTTAAAATAGTTAGGGTCAATCTTTAAGAAATTAAGTTCAACTTCAAATATGGCAAgtaataattattttgcaatAGTGCTTGACATAACCATATTTTCTAGACAACTgcttaattataaaatttctgtttcagattACTCAGGCATACCGGAGCGTCGTGTATGACTCAGAACCTTGTAAACTACTGTTTCGCTCATCAGATTGTGTTTTTGAACTATACTTATACTACCCCACAGGCTATTTCTCCACTTATTCAGTTTTCTCACTCACTTTTGATAGGTTAGATTTGTTCTACTAACTATATGTACAGTCCACAAATTCTTAACCTTTAGGTTAATATCCCACTATAAATCGAGATACTACCACATGCATCAATACTTTATCGCAACGTCACTGCTAGTCCTTCAGCTTCTTCTCACcatgttttcattttacaTTGTATTCTACGGAGTCTCGTTAGCTGGTTATGTACCAATGTGCAATTTTCGTCCGGAACTGACAGTGTACTACGGCGCAATTAACAATGTGCGCACTGGAGTCATGGTTTCTTGTATTATTGTTACTATGTTTGTGTACTACGTTTGCGTGAAGTCAGAGAAACAGTGAGTATCCTATAGGTaccaaatgaatttttgacaaagtttCAGAATCCAAAAGTGCAGCTATTCTCCTGGAGAGCGATATTCCGCATATGAAAATGTTACAACATCCCAATCAATATGTATATCAATTGTTCTCCAGTTCTCATGCATCATGATATCTTCATTTGGATCCAATTTGCTTATACATATCACAAGCAAAACAACTGTGTCAGAGGAGGTTTTTTACGCAATTGTTTCATTTCTTCCGGTAAGTTGTTAACatttatattaaaatgttaatttaGATACCTATTGTAATAGGTGAGTATCAATAAAGCTCTTGAGTTATAAAATTTCCAGGGAGTAACCTACGCGAATCTATGCCTTCCGCTTGTTATCTACTTCAAAACAAAGTTGACAACTCGAAataggaaaaatcgaattgcGGTGATGACTTCAATGTACGGAGATGCCGGAGAGCATATTGATCGGCTCAAAAGGAGCTGGGAATAATTTctgtttaatttgaaatttcatatctCTATAAAATTTTAGCTAGTATTATTTTGACGtcttacaaaataaaataaaataatttaattataaGGTAACTAAAAAgggttgccgatttgccaaaaaaagaaatttgccgaaaatgttcaattccggcaatgtgccgatttgccgatttgtcgtttgccggatatctatttgccggaagtgtttagagggatttttgtgcttctatgaaatttttttcccattttcttatacatattttcataaaatttgcttcattttcaaaatagatgcaGATACATtaataggatgcgtacaattttgccgattaaaatcggaattctgaaatttcctgaaaaaattccggcaatttcaactccggcaatttggcgatttgcccgaaattgtgaaaaaaaacagtgaataTAGTGCATCCACATCCATCAAACTAGGCTAATTAAATCTAGTGAGATTATCCTGATGTTACAATATGCACGTTATTTTGACATGATAAAAAGTTACTCATCTCCCAAGTGGGGCTCGACGTCAAGGTTTTATTTATTAGAAGCATGAGGAAACTAGACACTTATCACAGGAGAAGCAATTTTCGCACCACAGATGATTATAATAAGTGATCATTTCATTCttgtattatttttcacaaCAGAACCAGCTATGAACAAAACCGCCGAAGAGCTTCTTGACAGTAGGAAGTGTGCTTCTGAAGGCCTCACCAATGCCTTGACTTCTTTTatgatgaaaatgaatttttcttttattgtcACAGTAATTCTAATTAGCTATTGTTGTTCTTGGCTAGCAATTCAAGCCtgataaattttatatgtatCAAAAAAGTCTATAAATGTGTTAGTCAACAACACGTTTAAAAGGTGAAGCTAaaagttgccggaatttaagTCATATCGGGACTAGCTACATATATGATCTATTAAAAAGTCGTGAATCGATATTCACTGCCCAATTTTGAAGGTTGGGTAGGTCATGACTTTTTAGTTATCTTGGGAATCTTCAGTTTGTTCTTTCTTAACTTCAAATCTGTTTCAGATCCGTCAGATATACCGAAGCATTGTTTATGCAGCTGAACCTTGCAAACTACTATACCTCTCATCAGATTGCGTTTTTGAACTGCATTTCTATTACCTCACTAACTATTTCTCCACGTATTCAGTATTTTCACTCACTTTTGACAGGTTATCTCTTGTTTATGGTAatgatttaaatttattttgtttcagattgaTATCACACTACAAATCAAAATTCTACCACATCAATCAATACTTTATCGCTATATCTCTCCtagtttttcagctttttcttaCATTATTATCGTTTTACATTGCATTCTACGGGGTTCCTTTAGCAGGTTACATACCAATGTGCACATATCACCCTGCATTATCTGTTTACTATAGTACGATTAACAATGTGCGTACTGGAGTTATGGTTTCTTGTATTATTGTTACCATATTTGTGTATTACTTAAGTGTGAATTTAGAGAAGCGGTAAGTATTCTTGATATTGCCCTTCTTGTATTGTGTATGCTAAAGAAGTTTTAGAATCCAAAAAACCAGTTATTCCCCTGGAGAACGATATTCTGCATACGAAAACGTTACAACATCCAAATCAGTATGCATTTTAATTGTTCTTCAATTCTCATGCATTATGATATCGTCATTTGGAGTGAATTTGCTTATGatgagtgaaaaatcaatgtcAGAGAAAGTGTTCCACACAATTGTTCCGTTTCTACCGGTGAGTTTGTGTGAAAAACTTATGAGCAATATTGAACTCTAATCGGCATTTCACATAGACTTCTAACTCAGCATTTGCTTTGACGATACTTTTTGGCTCACGAAATATTTTGCCGTGAGGGCGTTACCCGCAGCCACGACTGTTTAAACTTTCACACCTATAAACTTGTAAGGTTATTTATTGCATTAGCTCTAGATTCTAAAATTGTCTAGGTTTGGAAATGAGGAATCACATCGTTTCAATTTAGCCATCaacttcaaattcattttcagggTGTAACCTATGCAAATTTATGTCTTCCTCTTGTCATCTTTATCCAGACAACACTAACAATTCGGACTAGGAAAATGCGAATTGCAGTAATGACATCAATGTATGGAGATGTCAAAGATCATATGAATCGGCTCAAGAAAAGCTGGGaataatgataattttaatGTAAACGGAATGCCGTATTATGCAAAAAATACTATGAGTAACTgagaatttcgatttttatttcgTTAATTTTAACTGATGTGTCATAATTGTGTTCTTATTGCATATAACATTAAACATAACAATTCAATGATGTAAGAGATGACTGAAAAGTACTAAAGTTCAATAGAACCgatgttctgattttttaaaaatctgttcCCAGACGGTGTCGCCTGTGGGAATTTTTCATAAGTGCGTTGAAATAGTCCAACATAATCGAATTTCATGAAtaataatctttaaaaaacatatagatttttcaaaatgtttagttGTGCagtgtcaaattttcaatgccgtcaagtttttcaagttgaGGCCCCTTAACGGCCACTGCATCTTTATTCCAACTTCCTTTCTCACTTTAGAGTATCATcttcaatttattaaaatctaACTTCTTAGAATGATAATGAATGATGTCTATGATGCATCAGTCCCAAGTGGTTGGACGCCAAAATCCAGTTCTTATTGTCAGAATCCCACATTCTGTCTTCTTatactaaaaatatttacgCATATCTACTTTTCTTTCTATACCATTATTTCCAGTTCATTCTTTAAAAACATGAACAAAACCGCCGAAGAGCTTGTCGAAAGCTTAAGATGCGCTTCCGAAGGTTTAACCAATGCTTTAACCTCGATCACTGTGAAAGTCAGCTTTGTATTTCTTGCGACAGTTATTCTCCTAAGCTATTATTTTGCTGTGCTGGCAATCCGGGCTCTTTGGAACAATAATATATTCTCAAATTCAACAAGACTAATTTTAATTGTGTGTTTGTTGAATTCGGTTGTCCACCAGTCTACAATGATGGAGATACGGGTTGGTTTTTGctattgatgaaaaaaaaagtttattgattttaaaagaaGTTAGCGATTGGTTCATAGACCAATATTAACGGCACAAAAACGTAACAATTCCATTGAGAGGGGGAAAAAGAGTTAATGGGAAAACATATCAGCTTCCAATAATTTAAAGAAATCCCACTTAAAATCATGGTCGGTGTAGTAAAATCCAACATTTTCTTGCATAATTTGATCCCCATCGGGAGTGCGCGGCAATCGAAAATTACCGGCCACTCGGcagtttcggcaattgccggttttggggaattttcggcaatagggaattcggcaattgccggaattgccagAGTgacgaacggcaattgccgcgcaaCACCTGATCACCATATTTATGGCCCATCCTATTAACTTTTAAGAAGCTAAAGCCCCAATTCCAGATCCGCCAGGTATACCGAAGTTTTGTTTATTCCTCCGAACCTTGCCGCCTACCCTTCCACTTCACAGACTGTGAAGTCGAACTTTATTTCTACTACCTCACAAACTATTTCTCCACGTATTCAGTGTTCTCTCTCACTTTTGACAGGTTTAGATTGCCCCATCCACATTCCCATAAATGTTTCCGATTTCAGACTAATATCctacttttttccaaagtgCTACATTTCTTATCCGTACCAAGTCTCTATCTCTCTTCTTATTATCCAACTTGTTTTCACACTCGGTACGTATTATTTCGGATTATATGGAGTTCCAAAACTTGGCTATGTGCCAATTTGCAACTATGCCCCAAGACTAGCAACTAACTTTGTGAAAATCAATGATTTCCGCACCACGATCATGGTTTTCTGCATTATAGTCACTATATTCATATATTACTTAAATGTTAAGTCAGAGAAGCAGTGAGTATTCTAGATATAACTTATGTTATAAAATGTATACAAACTTTTAGAATCAAGCGAACGAGCTATTCGCTTGGAGAACAATATCTGGCGCGCGAAAATGTTGCGACATCTCAATCAGTGTGCATATTAATTGTTCTCCAGTTCGTCTGCATTTCGGTGTCCTCGTTTGGCGTTAATTATatcaaatcaatcaaaagCACGCTTTCTGATGAGGAGTACAACAAGATCGCTCCGTTTGTTGTGGTGAgttgtttttctgatttatgtACCAAGGCGCGTGAAATATCTACATAATTATTGATTACCTCCAAACTCCCACAACTATCAATCCTCCTTCTTTATTTTATCATTAAATTTCAGGGAGTAACCTACGCGAATCTATGCCTTCCACTTGTCATCTACTTCAAGACAAAATTAACAATTCGAAAGAGGAGGATTCGAATTGGAGTTATGACGTCAGTCTATGGAGATGTCGGAGAGCATATCAATCGGCTGAAGAAAAGCTGGGAATAATGgtaatgaaattttgagtctGGCTAATAAATTgtgtttcacaaattttccactgttctactgttttcaagtttttagacAATGTGAAAAATCCCATTACAGCCTTTATTGaatcataataataataattttaaaatctgatgTTACAAACAAGGATGGATTTCACccgtaaaattaaaaaaaacgggtGAGCGGGTCACCCGTCACCCGCAAAAACGCCCAAAAACGGGTGAACGGGTGATAAAACACGggtgcgatttttttttctttaaaaacttttcaaataactttttcgacaaaaacATACTAGTTCGAGCACTAACTATCCATTTATCGaacaaacaacaaaataatgaACGAAAGATAACAAAAC containing:
- the sra-17 gene encoding Serpentine receptor class alpha-17 (Predicted): MNQTELLESLKCASEGMVKAMTSTTMKLNFVFIATVIFLSFYFAGLAIQALLRNNIFSNSTRHILIVCLLNSIVHQAVTLETRIHQVYRSFVYSSEPCRLLFHFTECEVELYFYYLTNYFSTYAVFSLTFDRLVSHYKPKYYFSHQYYVSNSLLIIQLLLSLSTYYVGLYGVPLVGYAPICYYTPRLAVNFSKINDFRTATMVFCIIVTIFIYYLSVKSEKQIHRTSYSPGERYIACENVATSQSVCILIVLQFACIMLSSFGVNYIRARESLMSEENFNKIAPFFPGVTYASLCLPLVIYFKTKLTIRNRKLRIGVMTSMYGDVGDHMNRLKKSWE
- the sra-18 gene encoding Serpentine receptor class alpha-18 (Partially confirmed by transcript evidence) codes for the protein MNKTAEELDSRNCASESLTNALISITMKFNFIFIITVVLISYCFTWLAIQALWKHNIFSNSTRLILIVCLLNSVVHQTTMLETRITQAYRSVVYDSEPCKLLFRSSDCVFELYLYYPTGYFSTYSVFSLTFDRLISHYKSRYYHMHQYFIATSLLVLQLLLTMFSFYIVFYGVSLAGYVPMCNFRPELTVYYGAINNVRTGVMVSCIIVTMFVYYVCVKSEKQIQKCSYSPGERYSAYENVTTSQSICISIVLQFSCIMISSFGSNLLIHITSKTTVSEEVFYAIVSFLPGVTYANLCLPLVIYFKTKLTTRNRKNRIAVMTSMYGDAGEHIDRLKRSWE
- the sra-20 gene encoding Serpentine receptor class alpha-20 (Partially confirmed by transcript evidence), coding for MNKTAEELVESLRCASEGLTNALTSITVKVSFVFLATVILLSYYFAVLAIRALWNNNIFSNSTRLILIVCLLNSVVHQSTMMEIRIRQVYRSFVYSSEPCRLPFHFTDCEVELYFYYLTNYFSTYSVFSLTFDRLISYFFPKCYISYPYQVSISLLIIQLVFTLGTYYFGLYGVPKLGYVPICNYAPRLATNFVKINDFRTTIMVFCIIVTIFIYYLNVKSEKQIKRTSYSLGEQYLARENVATSQSVCILIVLQFVCISVSSFGVNYIKSIKSTLSDEEYNKIAPFVVGVTYANLCLPLVIYFKTKLTIRKRRIRIGVMTSVYGDVGEHINRLKKSWE